In a single window of the Ruminococcus albus 7 = DSM 20455 genome:
- a CDS encoding glycoside hydrolase family 25 protein, with translation MNIKGIDVSQWQGEINFNKVKSGGVDFVILRGGYGKYISQKDPYFDKNYSHAKKAGLNVGVYWFSYAESETDAKEEARVCLEVIKNKKFEYPVYFDLEEQTQFDKGKAFCSSLVKCFCGELEKAGYFTGLYISSAPLKKYITKEVAERYALWIAEYGSRCTYRGSYGMWQYSCKGKINGISNDVDMDTSYVDYPDIIKNGGFNGYKKH, from the coding sequence ATGAATATAAAAGGCATTGACGTTTCTCAGTGGCAGGGAGAGATCAACTTTAACAAAGTAAAGTCAGGAGGAGTGGACTTTGTAATACTCCGCGGCGGATACGGAAAGTATATCTCACAGAAGGATCCGTATTTTGACAAGAACTATTCCCATGCAAAAAAAGCAGGGCTGAACGTGGGTGTTTACTGGTTCAGCTACGCTGAAAGCGAAACCGACGCAAAAGAAGAAGCCCGTGTCTGCCTTGAAGTTATAAAAAACAAAAAGTTTGAATATCCTGTCTATTTTGACCTGGAAGAACAAACACAGTTCGATAAGGGGAAAGCTTTCTGCTCATCACTGGTAAAATGCTTCTGCGGAGAATTGGAAAAAGCAGGATATTTCACAGGGCTGTACATCAGCAGCGCCCCTCTGAAAAAATATATCACCAAAGAAGTTGCCGAGCGCTATGCACTGTGGATAGCAGAATACGGCAGCAGATGCACTTATAGAGGAAGCTACGGTATGTGGCAGTACAGCTGCAAGGGAAAAATCAACGGTATAAGTAACGATGTAGATATGGACACCTCTTATGTGGACTATCCGGATATCATAAAAAACGGCGGATTCAACGGATACAAAAAGCACTGA
- a CDS encoding AraC family transcriptional regulator, protein MTAAVESNIYPYAEKTENLPVCLRGIGGTEWQGYYQENGEGCWFKILWCISGMGCINYDEQSVEISKGDLIFMPKAYPHEYYPYQPKWTVRWIVFDGYDIERTLGELGLDKPVLLKSCDTTELNKLFNKIMLTLRTDRINGIFRCSGLCYDIILELHSLILNAVKSGSNVKNDILLPVINHIEDNFNRDLPISELVGLSGVSHQYLGRIFRQAMGSSIEKYIKKRRILEAKHLLLETDEPINEISDKCGFREPGYFSTVFKRSEGISPIEYRRMSKKQLLHNRSGRK, encoded by the coding sequence ATGACAGCAGCTGTTGAATCCAATATCTATCCCTATGCTGAAAAGACTGAAAACCTGCCCGTGTGCCTCAGAGGTATAGGCGGGACCGAGTGGCAGGGATATTATCAGGAGAACGGAGAAGGCTGCTGGTTCAAGATATTGTGGTGCATTAGCGGTATGGGCTGTATAAACTATGATGAACAGAGCGTGGAGATATCCAAAGGCGATCTGATCTTCATGCCTAAGGCTTACCCTCATGAATACTATCCCTATCAACCCAAATGGACTGTTCGCTGGATTGTTTTCGATGGGTATGATATCGAACGAACTCTTGGTGAGCTTGGGCTGGACAAGCCGGTATTGCTAAAAAGCTGTGATACCACTGAACTTAACAAGCTGTTCAACAAGATAATGCTGACTCTCCGGACAGACAGGATAAACGGTATATTCCGATGCTCAGGACTTTGCTATGATATCATACTTGAACTGCACAGCCTTATACTAAACGCAGTAAAATCCGGCAGCAACGTTAAGAATGATATTCTCCTGCCAGTTATAAATCACATTGAGGATAATTTCAACCGTGACCTTCCGATATCAGAGTTAGTCGGACTCAGCGGTGTTTCACACCAGTACCTTGGCAGGATATTCCGTCAGGCTATGGGATCTTCAATAGAAAAGTACATAAAAAAGCGCAGGATACTGGAAGCAAAGCATCTGCTGCTTGAAACAGATGAGCCGATAAACGAAATATCAGATAAGTGCGGCTTTCGTGAACCAGGATATTTCAGCACAGTATTCAAGCGCTCAGAGGGTATATCACCAATAGAATACAGAAGAATGAGCAAAAAACAATTACTGCATAATCGCAGTGGCAGAAAATGA
- a CDS encoding phosphatase PAP2 family protein: protein MLEKLIGFDEQILLWIQENVRTDLLTPIVKVITYSGNGGLMMIAVTLTLIFIPKTRRLGILCAAALVINTVICNLILKNLVGRIRPYEVIDGLHLMIGKQNDSSFPSGHSSAGFSVGTVILRETPRKIGIPVLLFALLIALSRLYVGVHYPTDVICGMLLGAAVGFFTCTVYHRCILKSHERLHR from the coding sequence ATGTTAGAAAAATTGATCGGGTTCGACGAACAGATCCTTTTGTGGATACAGGAAAATGTCAGAACAGATCTGTTAACTCCCATAGTCAAAGTCATAACCTACTCGGGAAATGGTGGGCTAATGATGATAGCGGTTACGCTGACACTTATCTTTATACCTAAAACACGCAGGCTCGGCATTTTATGTGCTGCCGCGCTGGTGATAAATACGGTAATATGCAATCTCATATTAAAAAACCTTGTAGGCCGTATCCGCCCTTATGAAGTCATAGACGGACTTCATCTTATGATAGGTAAGCAGAACGATTCGTCATTCCCTTCAGGTCATTCCTCGGCAGGCTTTTCAGTAGGAACGGTCATTCTGCGTGAAACGCCGAGAAAAATCGGTATACCTGTACTGCTGTTCGCTCTGCTTATAGCACTTTCAAGACTGTACGTAGGAGTACATTACCCTACAGATGTGATCTGCGGTATGCTTCTGGGAGCAGCTGTAGGATTCTTCACCTGTACAGTATATCACAGATGCATTTTAAAGAGCCATGAACGTCTGCACAGATAA
- a CDS encoding MBL fold metallo-hydrolase — protein sequence MRIITLVENTCGREGCLAEHGLSVYIETNDHRILIDAGQTDAIINNAAVIGIDLDTVDTVILSHGHYDHSGGILPFSAVNSHADIYMQRSAAEPHYNGDRYIGIDKDILSLPNVNLIDGDLRIDDELFLFSGIHGERCRPQGNSKLTKMQDNEKVPDDFAHEQCLVISCDGEDLLISGCAHNGILNILDRYKEIFGRLPDRVISGFHMMKKDGEHTAEEIATIRQTARELAATDTIYYSGHCTGIPAFEIMKEIMGEKLIAMHSGESII from the coding sequence ATGAGAATAATCACACTTGTTGAAAATACCTGCGGAAGAGAAGGTTGTTTAGCAGAACACGGACTTTCCGTTTACATAGAAACAAATGATCACAGGATACTTATCGACGCAGGTCAGACCGATGCCATCATCAACAATGCAGCTGTGATCGGTATAGATCTGGATACAGTTGATACTGTGATACTCAGCCACGGACACTACGATCATTCGGGAGGGATACTTCCCTTTTCAGCTGTCAACAGCCATGCGGATATCTATATGCAAAGATCGGCAGCTGAACCTCATTACAATGGCGACAGATATATCGGTATTGACAAAGACATACTATCCCTGCCTAATGTCAATCTTATCGACGGTGATCTGCGGATCGACGATGAACTTTTCCTGTTCAGCGGTATACACGGTGAACGATGCCGTCCTCAGGGAAATTCAAAACTTACAAAAATGCAGGATAATGAAAAAGTTCCTGACGATTTTGCCCATGAACAATGCCTGGTCATATCCTGTGACGGTGAAGATCTGCTGATATCGGGCTGTGCCCACAATGGTATACTCAACATACTCGATCGTTACAAAGAGATATTCGGCAGACTCCCCGACCGCGTTATAAGTGGTTTTCACATGATGAAAAAAGACGGAGAACACACTGCTGAGGAGATAGCAACCATACGTCAGACAGCAAGAGAACTTGCAGCAACTGATACCATATACTACAGCGGTCACTGCACAGGCATACCTGCTTTTGAGATCATGAAAGAAATAATGGGCGAAAAACTCATCGCCATGCACAGCGGAGAAAGTATCATCTGA
- a CDS encoding glycoside hydrolase family 9 protein, with product MKKHGRRSSKIAAFATALVLSAGAMVSTAVPAIKASAAGGDANYSDALALSLYFYDSNQCGTGVDDNPLAWRGNCHVSDAQANLSNAVNLGGARSIVDPDGDGKVDVSGGYHDAGDHIKFNLTIGFGMNSLALSDYLNPGAYQKAGCRDHLLYILRNGADYLMKTTFLDNNGDVGAVCYMVSNEGDHSYWGSPEKQNGDRPTYWLTNSGNNSVIVLEMASALAGTAVAFKDTDASYAAKCTKYAKALYKFGTQHTGNYMEGMGSMYATNSQYQDEQAMAEGWLYILGERGEPSFKPTGNGCYNNQYYDYYLYSWDKVWSGYAALMYKKTGDSAYAKELQFEVNNMGGLNEGTYNSCKQEWGCTRYNCAVQMEALASIGNDSNSSLAKGAKYQMNYILGNNPYNKSFLTGYGSSWSPKVHHRAANPGNGDASSNPNATYVNYGYLIGGPDSSGTFNEVTDSYRWTEGALDYNGCFALACAALVNLYGSNGDGAASIVNSASEFKKNYSFGNNNNNNNNNNNNNNNNNPGVYPEITAVNYNKQYHQVQFVWSPVNGATNYGIAVYLAGKWRVQNSYIPASSRSFVTPKNLTPGMTYKVAIAAKVNGEWTSTESIKHAVTVTIR from the coding sequence ATGAAAAAACATGGAAGAAGATCTTCAAAGATCGCAGCATTCGCAACTGCACTGGTATTATCAGCCGGTGCAATGGTATCAACGGCAGTTCCCGCAATAAAGGCGAGTGCAGCCGGAGGAGATGCCAATTATTCAGATGCATTGGCATTATCCCTTTATTTCTATGATTCCAACCAGTGCGGTACAGGTGTCGATGACAACCCTCTGGCATGGAGAGGCAATTGCCACGTAAGTGATGCACAGGCAAATCTTTCAAATGCTGTCAATCTCGGCGGCGCAAGAAGTATCGTAGATCCTGACGGTGACGGTAAGGTGGATGTTTCCGGTGGTTATCACGATGCAGGCGACCATATTAAGTTCAACCTGACCATAGGCTTTGGTATGAACAGCCTTGCTCTTTCGGATTATCTCAATCCCGGTGCATATCAGAAGGCAGGCTGCCGTGATCATCTGCTGTACATCCTGAGAAACGGCGCAGATTACCTGATGAAGACTACATTCCTGGATAACAATGGTGATGTAGGTGCTGTATGCTATATGGTATCAAATGAGGGTGACCACAGCTACTGGGGTTCTCCCGAAAAGCAGAACGGCGATCGTCCTACATACTGGCTGACAAATTCCGGCAACAACTCAGTTATAGTACTGGAAATGGCAAGCGCCCTTGCAGGTACTGCGGTAGCATTCAAGGATACAGATGCATCCTATGCAGCAAAGTGTACAAAGTATGCTAAGGCTCTTTATAAGTTCGGTACGCAGCATACAGGTAACTATATGGAAGGTATGGGTTCCATGTATGCAACAAATTCCCAGTATCAGGATGAACAGGCTATGGCAGAAGGCTGGCTGTATATTCTGGGTGAGCGCGGTGAACCTTCCTTCAAGCCTACAGGCAACGGCTGCTACAATAATCAGTACTACGATTATTATCTGTACAGCTGGGATAAGGTATGGTCAGGTTACGCTGCACTGATGTACAAAAAGACCGGTGATTCCGCATACGCTAAGGAGCTTCAGTTTGAAGTAAACAATATGGGCGGTCTGAATGAGGGTACTTACAATTCCTGCAAACAGGAGTGGGGCTGCACACGTTACAACTGTGCTGTTCAGATGGAAGCACTTGCATCTATCGGCAACGATTCAAATTCTTCTCTTGCAAAGGGTGCTAAGTATCAGATGAACTATATACTCGGCAACAATCCCTATAATAAGAGCTTCCTGACAGGCTACGGCTCATCATGGTCACCCAAGGTACACCACAGAGCTGCAAATCCAGGCAACGGAGATGCTTCCTCCAATCCTAATGCTACCTATGTAAACTATGGTTATCTCATCGGCGGACCTGATTCCTCCGGTACATTCAATGAAGTTACCGACAGCTACCGCTGGACAGAAGGTGCACTTGATTACAACGGATGCTTCGCTCTTGCTTGTGCAGCACTTGTAAATCTTTACGGCAGCAACGGTGATGGCGCTGCAAGCATTGTAAACAGCGCTTCTGAATTCAAGAAGAATTATTCCTTCGGCAATAATAACAACAACAATAACAACAATAACAATAATAACAACAATAATAATCCCGGAGTTTATCCTGAAATTACAGCTGTCAACTACAACAAGCAGTATCATCAGGTACAGTTTGTTTGGTCTCCTGTAAACGGCGCTACAAACTACGGCATCGCTGTTTATCTTGCAGGCAAGTGGAGAGTTCAGAATTCCTATATACCTGCATCTTCAAGAAGCTTTGTTACCCCCAAGAACCTTACACCCGGCATGACCTACAAGGTTGCTATCGCAGCTAAGGTTAACGGTGAATGGACATCCACAGAGTCTATCAAACACGCTGTTACAGTAACCATTAGATGA
- a CDS encoding DUF6572 domain-containing protein: MRTNFNIENTDTIDTLAYREQTKMMILQIADGMDWSDMERHFSLLREKLDTYIWYIDSKQYEDKYPDVERIELRVTFLFKEPDVCIKLLEKAGEVLHRVFENSALIVECGERE, translated from the coding sequence ATGAGAACTAATTTTAATATCGAAAACACAGATACGATAGATACATTGGCTTATAGGGAACAGACTAAGATGATGATATTGCAGATAGCTGATGGTATGGACTGGTCCGACATGGAAAGACATTTCTCGCTGCTGCGTGAGAAACTGGATACCTATATATGGTATATAGATTCAAAACAGTATGAAGATAAGTATCCCGATGTAGAAAGGATAGAGTTAAGGGTGACATTTCTTTTCAAGGAGCCTGATGTATGTATAAAGCTGCTTGAAAAGGCAGGAGAGGTGCTTCACCGCGTTTTTGAAAACTCTGCATTGATAGTTGAATGCGGAGAAAGGGAATAA
- a CDS encoding aldo/keto reductase: MYTANEHRYDKMLYNRCGKSGLKLPAISLGLWQNFGYGSVFANVEEMCRTAFDLGITHFDLANNYGHPYNGSAEENFGRVLDRGLRAYRDELVISTKAGYEMWDGPYGDRNGSRKYLTASLDQSLKRMGLDYVDIFYHHVFDPDTPLEETALALDNAVKQGKALYVGISNYNKAQTEEMLSIFRELRTPFIVNQPSFSMLNRWVEDDKLDTFCVENGIGLAVFSPLYQGFLTDRYLKGIPEDSRVGKGNTWIGDQLTPQMLKKLNSLNDIGVSRGQKLSQMAVAWLLHNKAVATVLVGASRPQQIIDNVGALDNLDFTAEEISEIEKVLAE; encoded by the coding sequence ATGTATACTGCAAATGAACATAGATATGACAAAATGTTATATAACCGCTGTGGTAAAAGCGGCCTGAAACTGCCTGCTATATCACTTGGACTATGGCAGAATTTCGGATACGGTTCAGTATTTGCGAATGTTGAGGAAATGTGCCGCACTGCTTTTGATCTTGGTATAACTCACTTTGATCTTGCAAATAACTACGGTCATCCCTATAATGGCTCAGCTGAGGAAAACTTTGGCAGAGTACTTGACAGGGGACTGAGGGCATACCGCGATGAGCTGGTGATATCTACAAAGGCAGGCTATGAGATGTGGGATGGTCCCTATGGTGACAGGAACGGCTCACGTAAGTATCTCACAGCATCACTGGATCAGAGCCTAAAGCGCATGGGTCTTGATTATGTGGATATTTTCTATCATCATGTATTTGACCCTGATACTCCGCTGGAGGAGACTGCTCTTGCACTTGATAATGCTGTAAAGCAGGGCAAGGCACTTTATGTTGGTATATCAAATTACAATAAGGCGCAGACAGAGGAGATGCTTTCGATATTCCGTGAGCTGAGAACTCCTTTTATAGTGAACCAGCCGAGTTTTTCTATGCTAAACAGATGGGTAGAGGACGATAAGCTTGATACCTTCTGTGTGGAAAACGGTATTGGTCTTGCTGTGTTCTCGCCGCTTTATCAGGGCTTCCTGACAGACAGATATTTAAAGGGTATTCCGGAAGATTCCCGTGTGGGAAAGGGCAATACCTGGATAGGAGATCAGCTTACTCCACAAATGCTGAAAAAACTCAACTCACTCAATGATATCGGTGTTTCACGCGGACAGAAGCTGTCACAGATGGCTGTTGCGTGGCTGTTACATAACAAGGCTGTTGCCACTGTACTTGTAGGTGCCAGCAGACCTCAGCAGATCATTGATAATGTTGGTGCACTCGATAACCTTGATTTCACTGCTGAAGAGATCTCTGAAATAGAGAAGGTTCTTGCAGAGTGA
- a CDS encoding EAL domain-containing protein, giving the protein MDKKDIDALCALFNELSEVHNEAELERSVENNIGIFGDHDITKLKIALYLLGERMLTVDAENRDALRARRIACLTDAEKAEMQKVEEIIDKNLLKYYFQPIISASTGDIYSYEALMRSAADPSITPFHILKYAGLNDRLDDIERATFFNILKIIESDKEKFGGKTVFINSIPNVCLGEADVEMISAILSKYSDMVVVELIESAEADEAQLIRLKDTFSSMDIKIAVDDYGTGYSNVSNLLRYKPDFVKIDRSLISEINCDSNKKHFVRDIIEFCHDNDILALAEGVETDMEMKTLIIMGIDLIQGYYTARPAPEPISAIPYEIRQEIRRFQQQRQDGEETHVYKVEGTERILLEKMKKHGYKCIRILATEDDGDISIVGNSSLETQVHIEIDSGFKGRVNLESANLSNTKNRPCIQLAEDCVVELSVLGDCKLQNGGIIVPESSELTFTGLGSLNIKVHDPSFYGIGAHLDERHGRISFSADVTFVIEAYGQFGTCIGSGLGGEIDIHRGIFNISMNCNNGVAIGSMTGNTDLDIRYCGIEVNCYSLKGTIVGSRDGTAELILHSMSLRCSVSGKETVCVGSLQGPTNVTIENSNFASDVRSDKMTVFGSLYNKSIVTVHNISMNIEAGGQEAYIIGGLNGNTVFDCTEADMKIVLNSGFNSITSAQGDDLVVGDGRYQIRVNGQNFRLIPEK; this is encoded by the coding sequence TTGGATAAAAAGGATATAGATGCTCTTTGTGCGCTTTTTAATGAATTATCAGAAGTGCATAATGAAGCTGAACTGGAAAGATCGGTGGAGAATAATATAGGTATTTTTGGTGATCATGATATCACCAAACTGAAAATAGCCCTTTATCTGCTTGGCGAAAGAATGCTCACTGTCGATGCTGAAAACAGGGATGCATTAAGAGCGCGTCGTATTGCCTGCCTGACTGATGCGGAAAAAGCGGAGATGCAGAAGGTCGAGGAGATAATTGATAAAAATCTACTTAAATACTATTTCCAGCCTATCATAAGTGCATCCACCGGCGATATATATTCATACGAAGCACTCATGCGTTCAGCTGCCGATCCGTCAATAACCCCTTTTCATATACTCAAATATGCAGGCCTTAATGACAGGCTTGATGATATCGAGAGAGCTACGTTTTTTAATATACTTAAGATAATCGAGAGCGATAAGGAAAAGTTCGGCGGAAAAACAGTATTCATAAATAGTATTCCCAATGTTTGTCTGGGCGAGGCTGATGTAGAGATGATATCAGCTATCCTTAGTAAATATTCGGATATGGTAGTGGTAGAACTTATAGAAAGCGCTGAAGCTGACGAAGCTCAACTCATAAGGCTGAAGGATACATTCAGCAGTATGGATATTAAAATAGCTGTCGATGATTATGGCACAGGATACTCAAATGTTAGCAATCTACTCAGGTACAAACCCGATTTTGTAAAGATCGACCGTTCGCTTATAAGCGAAATCAACTGTGATTCCAATAAGAAGCATTTTGTACGTGATATCATAGAATTCTGCCACGATAATGATATACTTGCACTTGCAGAGGGCGTTGAGACCGATATGGAAATGAAGACCCTGATAATAATGGGTATCGATCTCATCCAGGGTTATTATACTGCCAGACCTGCACCTGAACCGATCTCTGCAATACCTTATGAGATAAGACAGGAGATAAGGCGTTTTCAGCAGCAGCGTCAGGACGGCGAGGAGACCCATGTATATAAGGTCGAGGGTACTGAACGTATATTGCTGGAAAAAATGAAAAAGCACGGATACAAATGTATACGAATACTGGCAACCGAAGATGACGGGGATATTTCCATTGTTGGCAATTCATCTCTTGAAACTCAGGTGCATATAGAGATCGACAGCGGATTCAAAGGCAGAGTCAATCTTGAAAGCGCCAATCTTTCCAATACCAAGAATCGTCCGTGCATTCAGCTGGCAGAGGACTGCGTGGTGGAGTTATCTGTCCTTGGTGATTGCAAGCTGCAAAACGGCGGTATCATCGTTCCCGAAAGCTCCGAACTGACGTTTACAGGACTTGGTTCGCTTAATATAAAGGTTCATGATCCTTCCTTCTATGGAATAGGTGCACATCTTGACGAACGTCATGGCAGGATCAGTTTCAGTGCGGATGTTACTTTCGTTATTGAAGCTTACGGACAGTTCGGCACCTGTATCGGTTCGGGCCTTGGCGGTGAGATAGACATACACAGGGGTATTTTCAATATATCCATGAATTGTAATAACGGTGTAGCGATCGGTTCTATGACGGGTAATACTGATCTTGATATACGCTACTGCGGTATCGAGGTCAACTGCTACAGTCTTAAAGGTACTATTGTCGGCAGCCGTGATGGTACTGCTGAGCTTATCCTGCACAGCATGAGCCTGAGGTGCAGCGTCAGCGGCAAGGAAACGGTCTGTGTAGGTTCTTTGCAGGGTCCTACAAATGTTACGATCGAAAATTCCAACTTTGCCTCAGATGTCAGATCTGATAAAATGACAGTGTTTGGCTCGCTTTATAACAAGAGCATCGTCACGGTGCATAATATCTCCATGAATATTGAGGCAGGCGGTCAGGAGGCTTACATTATAGGCGGTCTGAACGGAAACACTGTATTTGATTGCACTGAAGCTGATATGAAGATAGTCCTGAATTCCGGGTTCAACAGTATTACTTCAGCACAGGGCGATGATCTTGTAGTCGGAGACGGAAGATATCAAATAAGAGTAAACGGTCAAAATTTCCGGCTTATCCCCGAAAAGTGA